The following are encoded together in the Acidovorax sp. KKS102 genome:
- a CDS encoding gamma-glutamyltransferase family protein: MSPTALPATSPLRRPFSRNLLAPAALATLVALAGCVSAPSQFAYTVPAQPEGSSGYTEKPGWATEKFAVAAANPLATDAGYQILKAGGSAVDAAIAVQMVLTLVEPQSSGIGGGAFLLHSNGKVVEAYDGRETAPAAADEKLFLGADGKPVPFYDGVVGGRSVGVPGTVRMLEMAHKQHGKLPWATLFQPAITLAEGGFKVSARLNTLVKADAHLKKDPVAAAYFYKADGDARDVGVNLRNPELATVLRRIAAEGSKALHEGEIAQAIVDKVQKHPTNPGKLSLADLAGYQPKKREALCHDYQVASKDYRVCGFPPPSSGAIAIGQILGILKNTDAAAKPLQDGLPSADWLHLYTEAARLAFADRAQYVADPDFVQPPAGSWTNLLAPAYLAERAKLIGTQSMKVAQPGNPAAVKTSYAPMPDQPEYGTSHISIVDAFGNAVAMTTTIEDQFGARQMVRGFLLNNELTDFSFAPTDAQGQPIANRVQPGKRPRSSMSPTLVFDKASGELLMSGGSPGGAAIIHYTAKTLYGVLNWGLMPQQAINLPNFGSMNGPTLLEEKRFPPATVEALRARGAEVREMNMTSGLQAITRGQAHGKKLWMGGADPRREGIVMGD, encoded by the coding sequence ATGTCCCCCACTGCCCTGCCTGCCACGTCGCCCCTGCGCCGCCCGTTCAGCCGCAACCTGCTGGCCCCTGCGGCCCTCGCCACCCTGGTGGCCCTGGCGGGCTGCGTCAGCGCTCCCTCCCAGTTCGCCTACACCGTGCCCGCCCAGCCCGAGGGCTCGTCCGGCTACACCGAAAAACCGGGCTGGGCCACCGAGAAGTTCGCCGTGGCCGCTGCCAACCCGCTGGCCACCGACGCGGGCTACCAGATCCTCAAGGCCGGCGGCTCCGCCGTCGATGCAGCCATTGCCGTGCAGATGGTGCTGACGCTGGTGGAGCCCCAGTCCAGCGGCATCGGTGGCGGTGCCTTCCTGCTGCACAGCAACGGCAAGGTGGTGGAGGCCTACGATGGCCGCGAGACCGCGCCCGCTGCCGCCGATGAAAAACTCTTCCTGGGCGCCGACGGCAAACCCGTGCCGTTCTACGACGGCGTGGTGGGCGGCCGCTCGGTGGGTGTGCCAGGCACCGTGCGCATGCTGGAGATGGCGCACAAGCAGCACGGCAAGCTGCCCTGGGCCACGCTGTTCCAGCCCGCCATCACGCTGGCCGAAGGCGGCTTCAAGGTCAGCGCGCGGCTGAACACCCTCGTCAAAGCCGACGCCCACCTCAAGAAGGACCCCGTGGCCGCCGCCTACTTCTACAAGGCCGATGGCGACGCGCGCGATGTGGGCGTGAACCTGCGCAACCCCGAGCTGGCCACCGTGCTGCGCCGCATCGCCGCCGAAGGCAGCAAAGCCCTGCACGAAGGCGAGATCGCCCAGGCCATCGTGGACAAGGTGCAAAAGCACCCCACCAACCCCGGCAAGCTCAGCCTGGCCGACCTGGCCGGCTACCAGCCCAAGAAGCGCGAGGCGCTGTGCCACGACTACCAGGTGGCCAGCAAGGACTACCGCGTGTGCGGCTTTCCGCCCCCCAGCTCCGGGGCCATCGCCATCGGGCAGATCCTGGGCATCCTGAAGAACACCGACGCCGCCGCCAAGCCGCTGCAGGACGGCCTGCCCAGCGCAGACTGGCTGCACCTCTACACCGAAGCCGCCCGCCTGGCCTTTGCCGACCGCGCCCAGTACGTGGCCGACCCCGACTTTGTGCAGCCCCCCGCCGGCAGCTGGACCAACCTGCTCGCGCCCGCCTACCTGGCCGAGCGCGCCAAGCTCATCGGCACCCAGAGCATGAAGGTTGCCCAGCCCGGCAACCCGGCCGCCGTGAAGACCAGCTACGCCCCCATGCCCGACCAGCCCGAATACGGCACCAGCCACATCAGCATCGTCGATGCCTTTGGCAACGCGGTGGCCATGACCACGACCATCGAAGACCAGTTCGGCGCACGGCAAATGGTGAGGGGCTTCCTGCTGAACAACGAGCTGACTGACTTCAGCTTTGCCCCCACCGACGCGCAAGGCCAGCCCATTGCAAACCGTGTGCAACCTGGCAAGCGCCCGCGCTCGTCCATGTCGCCCACGCTGGTGTTCGACAAGGCCTCGGGCGAGCTGCTGATGAGCGGCGGCAGCCCTGGCGGCGCAGCCATCATCCACTACACGGCCAAGACGCTGTATGGCGTGCTCAACTGGGGCCTAATGCCCCAGCAGGCCATCAACCTGCCCAACTTCGGCTCGATGAACGGCCCCACGCTGCTCGAAGAAAAGCGCTTCCCACCCGCCACGGTGGAAGCCCTGCGCGCACGCGGCGCCGAGGTGCGCGAAATGAACATGACCAGCGGCCTGCAGGCGATCACGCGAGGGCAGGCGCATGGCAAGAAGCTGTGGATGGGCGGCGCGGACCCGCGGCGCGAGGGCATTGTGATGGGCGACTGA
- a CDS encoding alkaline phosphatase, whose amino-acid sequence MTSEQRRQFLRNAALTASVAALPRWAWSTPPALQTNPFALGIASGDPAPEGVVLWTRLALTDPAQMLTTHTVRWEVAHDAGFAQIVQKGESPALPALGHSVHVELQGLQPARWYHYRFMLGDAVSATGRTRTAPAAGDLPGALRVAFASCQRWEHGHYAAWRHLAADQPDLVLFLGDYIYEYATPKNTTDLARTHSLRHATTLADYRDRYALHKSDPALQLAHATCPWAVTWDDHEVQNDYAADAGRGEAAGSAAFLAQRSAAWQAFYENMPLRAASLQRPASTTGWDALQIYRRLRWGRLAHIHLLDSRQYRSWQACRPPEASSAPAVRPADCAELAQPQRSLLGSLQERWLDAGLAADTASAQATRWSVIAQQTLFSPRHYPSGTVPTDAWDGYPAARQRLLQSVARHTPRNTVLLGGDIHQNYVCRVHANAARADSAVLASEFCGTSISSRSGTTQAKVDAIVRHNPHVLLARCEQRGYGLADITPARWTTTLRVVDDPLRADSGASTLARFVVEDGRAGPQAA is encoded by the coding sequence TTGACATCCGAGCAAAGACGGCAGTTCCTGCGCAACGCAGCGCTGACTGCCTCCGTCGCCGCCCTCCCCCGCTGGGCCTGGAGCACCCCGCCCGCGCTGCAAACCAACCCCTTTGCCCTGGGCATCGCCAGCGGCGACCCGGCGCCTGAAGGCGTGGTGCTGTGGACGCGGCTCGCACTGACCGATCCGGCGCAGATGTTGACCACACACACCGTGCGGTGGGAGGTGGCACACGACGCAGGCTTTGCCCAGATCGTGCAAAAGGGCGAGTCCCCCGCGCTGCCCGCGCTCGGCCACAGCGTACATGTGGAGTTGCAAGGCCTGCAACCCGCGCGCTGGTACCACTACCGCTTCATGCTGGGCGACGCGGTGAGCGCCACAGGCCGCACGCGCACCGCGCCTGCGGCGGGCGACCTGCCCGGGGCGCTGCGGGTGGCGTTCGCCTCGTGCCAGCGCTGGGAGCATGGGCACTACGCGGCCTGGCGCCATCTGGCGGCCGACCAGCCAGACCTGGTGCTGTTCCTGGGCGACTACATCTACGAATACGCCACACCCAAAAACACCACTGATCTGGCGCGCACCCACAGCCTGCGCCATGCCACCACGCTGGCCGACTACCGCGACCGCTACGCCCTGCACAAAAGCGACCCCGCCCTGCAGCTGGCCCATGCCACCTGCCCCTGGGCCGTGACCTGGGACGATCATGAGGTGCAAAACGACTACGCCGCCGATGCAGGCCGCGGCGAGGCTGCGGGCAGCGCCGCCTTTCTGGCCCAGCGCAGCGCGGCGTGGCAGGCGTTCTACGAAAACATGCCGCTGCGCGCGGCCAGCCTTCAGCGCCCCGCGTCCACCACGGGCTGGGACGCTCTGCAAATCTACCGCCGCCTGCGCTGGGGCCGGCTGGCACACATCCACCTGCTCGACAGCCGCCAGTACCGCAGCTGGCAAGCCTGCCGCCCCCCTGAGGCCAGCAGCGCACCCGCTGTGCGCCCCGCCGACTGCGCCGAGCTGGCCCAGCCGCAGCGCAGCCTGTTGGGCAGCTTGCAAGAGCGCTGGCTGGACGCAGGCCTGGCCGCCGATACGGCGAGCGCACAGGCCACGCGCTGGAGCGTGATTGCACAGCAGACCCTGTTCTCACCACGCCACTACCCCTCTGGCACGGTGCCCACCGACGCGTGGGACGGTTACCCCGCCGCACGCCAGCGCCTGCTGCAATCGGTGGCCCGGCACACGCCGCGCAATACGGTGCTGCTGGGCGGCGACATCCACCAGAACTACGTCTGCCGCGTGCATGCCAACGCCGCGCGCGCCGACTCGGCCGTGTTGGCCAGCGAGTTCTGCGGCACTTCCATCAGTTCGCGATCGGGCACCACGCAGGCCAAGGTGGACGCCATCGTCCGCCACAACCCGCATGTGCTGCTGGCACGCTGCGAGCAGCGTGGCTATGGCCTGGCCGACATCACCCCCGCGCGCTGGACCACCACGCTACGCGTGGTGGACGACCCGTTGCGCGCGGACAGCGGCGCATCCACGCTCGCACGGTTTGTGGTGGAAGACGGCCGCGCGGGGCCCCAGGCGGCCTGA
- a CDS encoding diguanylate cyclase, which produces MADRPPSEIARETLKQLAARRLAPTPDNYLAIYDEIAGIRSPQPFPEGPLSSIQRVLPGQTPAQKRLLGQFERAIITKDWTSLQSVMVGYANLGLHPATASKPIEVADAPTALGELPTEFAEALARLIDNTLPALGDDDPRVIDMAQQLITFLREPAPLVTTAQLMLGNFSYRLSFATEEQASIRASLLELLHMIFENIAVLSVDDRWLQGQAEALMSASTPPLTLRRLDDMQRRLKDVIFKQTEAKARSLEAQEQMKEMLATFIERLARITASSTSYQGTMERCADLIGKASTLQEIAPVLQEVMSATRAMALDSRVTHDELQDLRERTEAKRAEVAKLQEELDRASAQARHDPLTGSLNRKGLDEAVEREIARARRLGSSLCLALLDVDNFKTINDRLGHAGGDAALVHLAQVTREVMRPQDLLARYGGEEFVIVLPDTTVEAGVAAMTRLQRELTTRFFLQGTEKVLITFSAGVAQLSDSESATDAIVRADQAMYLAKRSGKNRVMAA; this is translated from the coding sequence ATGGCCGACCGACCACCTTCCGAGATCGCGCGCGAGACGCTCAAACAACTGGCCGCTCGCCGACTGGCCCCCACGCCAGACAACTACCTCGCGATCTACGATGAAATAGCGGGCATCCGCAGCCCGCAGCCGTTCCCCGAGGGACCGCTGAGCAGCATCCAGCGGGTGCTGCCCGGCCAGACCCCCGCGCAAAAACGCCTGCTGGGCCAGTTCGAACGCGCCATCATCACCAAGGACTGGACGTCGCTGCAAAGCGTGATGGTGGGTTACGCCAACCTGGGTCTGCACCCGGCCACGGCGTCCAAACCCATCGAGGTGGCTGATGCGCCCACCGCACTGGGCGAACTGCCCACCGAGTTTGCCGAGGCCCTGGCCCGCCTCATCGACAACACCCTGCCCGCGCTGGGCGACGACGACCCCCGCGTCATCGACATGGCGCAGCAGCTCATCACCTTTCTGCGCGAGCCCGCCCCACTGGTGACCACCGCTCAGCTCATGCTGGGCAACTTCAGCTACCGCCTGTCGTTCGCCACCGAAGAACAAGCCTCCATCCGCGCGAGCCTGCTGGAGCTGCTGCACATGATCTTCGAGAACATCGCCGTGCTCAGTGTGGACGACCGCTGGCTGCAGGGCCAGGCCGAGGCGCTGATGAGTGCCTCGACCCCGCCGCTGACGCTGCGGCGGCTGGACGATATGCAGCGCCGGCTCAAGGACGTGATCTTCAAGCAGACCGAAGCCAAGGCCCGGTCGCTGGAGGCGCAAGAGCAGATGAAGGAAATGCTGGCCACCTTCATCGAGCGGCTGGCGCGCATCACCGCATCCAGCACCAGCTACCAGGGCACCATGGAGCGTTGCGCCGACCTGATCGGCAAGGCCAGCACCCTGCAGGAGATCGCCCCGGTGCTGCAGGAAGTGATGAGCGCCACCCGCGCCATGGCGCTGGACAGCCGCGTGACGCACGACGAACTGCAAGACCTGCGCGAGCGCACCGAGGCCAAGCGCGCCGAGGTCGCCAAACTGCAGGAAGAACTGGACCGCGCCAGCGCCCAGGCGCGCCACGACCCGCTGACCGGCAGCCTCAACCGCAAGGGCCTGGACGAGGCGGTGGAACGCGAGATCGCCCGCGCCCGCCGCCTGGGCTCGTCGCTGTGCCTGGCGCTGCTGGACGTGGACAACTTCAAGACCATCAACGACCGGCTGGGCCATGCCGGGGGCGACGCTGCCCTGGTGCACCTGGCGCAGGTCACGCGCGAAGTCATGCGGCCGCAGGACCTGTTGGCCCGCTATGGCGGCGAAGAGTTCGTGATCGTTCTGCCAGACACCACGGTCGAAGCCGGTGTGGCGGCCATGACCCGCTTGCAACGCGAGCTGACCACGCGCTTTTTCTTGCAAGGCACGGAGAAGGTGCTCATCACCTTCAGCGCGGGCGTGGCCCAGTTGAGTGACAGCGAGAGCGCCACCGACGCCATCGTGCGGGCCGACCAGGCGATGTATCTCGCCAAGCGCTCGGGCAAGAACCGGGTGATGGCGGCTTGA
- a CDS encoding NADPH:quinone oxidoreductase family protein, protein MHAWLCTNPTGVEALTWTELPTPTPKAGEVLIEIKAASLNFPDLLIVQNKYQMKPPLPFVPGSEYAGVVAAVGEGVTHLKVGQNVACLSGTGGFGTHTVAPAALCMPLPDGFSHVDAAAFIMIYATSHHALVDRAQLKAGETVLVLGAAGGVGTAAIQIAKAMGARVIAAASSDEKCALCTSIGADATINYSKDNLREAIKTLTDGKGPDVIYDPVGGDFAEPAFRSIAWRGRYLVVGFASGPIPALPFNLALLKGASIVGVFWGEFSKREPKANAAMMGELAQWYAQGKIKPVIDRTMPMAELPAAYAHMGSRGVMGKLVMVN, encoded by the coding sequence ATGCATGCCTGGCTTTGCACCAACCCCACCGGCGTCGAAGCGCTCACCTGGACGGAGCTGCCAACACCCACCCCCAAGGCGGGCGAGGTGCTCATCGAAATCAAGGCCGCCAGCCTGAACTTCCCCGACCTGCTCATCGTGCAGAACAAGTACCAGATGAAGCCGCCGCTGCCTTTTGTGCCCGGCTCGGAATACGCGGGCGTGGTGGCCGCTGTTGGCGAAGGCGTCACGCACCTCAAGGTTGGCCAGAACGTGGCCTGCCTGTCGGGCACGGGCGGCTTTGGCACCCACACCGTCGCCCCCGCCGCCCTGTGCATGCCGCTGCCAGACGGTTTTTCGCATGTCGATGCGGCCGCATTCATCATGATCTACGCCACGTCGCACCACGCACTGGTGGACCGCGCGCAACTCAAGGCGGGCGAGACCGTGCTGGTGCTGGGCGCTGCCGGCGGCGTGGGCACGGCGGCCATCCAGATCGCCAAGGCCATGGGCGCACGCGTGATCGCTGCGGCCTCCAGCGACGAAAAATGCGCGCTGTGCACTTCCATCGGAGCCGACGCCACGATCAACTACAGCAAGGACAACCTGCGCGAGGCCATCAAGACCCTCACGGACGGCAAGGGCCCCGATGTGATCTATGACCCGGTGGGCGGCGACTTTGCCGAGCCCGCCTTCCGATCCATCGCCTGGCGCGGTCGCTACCTGGTGGTCGGTTTTGCGTCCGGCCCCATCCCGGCCCTGCCGTTCAACCTGGCGCTGCTCAAGGGGGCCTCCATCGTGGGCGTGTTCTGGGGCGAGTTTTCCAAGCGCGAACCCAAGGCCAACGCCGCCATGATGGGCGAGCTGGCCCAGTGGTACGCCCAGGGCAAGATCAAGCCCGTGATCGACCGCACCATGCCCATGGCTGAACTGCCCGCCGCCTACGCGCACATGGGCTCACGCGGCGTGATGGGCAAGCTGGTCATGGTGAACTGA
- the surE gene encoding 5'/3'-nucleotidase SurE has protein sequence MKILISNDDGFQAPGIVALHDALKTLDGVEVEVVAPEHNNSAKSNALTLHSPLYVHKAANGFRYVNGTPADCVHIALTGLLGYRPDLVVSGINNGANMGDDTIYSGTVGAAMEGYLFGIPAIAFSQVDKGWAELEAAAAKARELVAQMRAQQLVNETPWLLNVNIPNMPLEALRPAKLCRLGRRHAAERVIVQESPRGEAMYWIGGAGAAKDDAEGTDFHATAQGHVSITPLKVDLTDHDNLGYWAQTAARLATGAAAAPGA, from the coding sequence ATGAAGATCCTGATATCCAATGACGACGGCTTCCAGGCCCCCGGCATCGTGGCGCTGCATGATGCGCTCAAGACCCTCGACGGGGTCGAGGTGGAGGTCGTTGCGCCAGAGCACAACAACAGTGCCAAATCCAACGCGCTGACGCTGCATTCCCCGCTGTACGTGCACAAGGCAGCCAACGGCTTTCGCTACGTGAATGGCACCCCGGCAGATTGCGTGCACATTGCGCTGACCGGCCTGCTGGGCTACCGGCCCGATCTGGTGGTGTCGGGCATCAACAACGGCGCCAACATGGGCGACGACACCATCTATTCCGGCACGGTGGGGGCGGCCATGGAGGGATATCTCTTCGGCATTCCGGCCATTGCGTTCTCGCAGGTGGACAAGGGCTGGGCCGAGCTGGAGGCCGCAGCGGCCAAGGCGCGTGAGCTGGTGGCGCAGATGCGTGCGCAGCAACTGGTCAACGAAACACCCTGGCTGCTCAACGTGAACATCCCCAACATGCCGCTGGAGGCCTTGCGCCCGGCCAAGTTGTGCCGGCTGGGGCGCCGCCATGCGGCGGAACGGGTCATCGTGCAGGAAAGCCCCCGGGGCGAAGCCATGTACTGGATCGGCGGTGCCGGTGCCGCCAAGGACGATGCCGAAGGCACGGACTTTCATGCCACGGCGCAGGGCCATGTGTCCATCACGCCCCTCAAGGTGGACCTGACCGATCACGACAACCTCGGCTACTGGGCGCAGACCGCTGCCCGGTTGGCGACAGGGGCGGCTGCCGCCCCTGGGGCGTGA
- a CDS encoding protein-L-isoaspartate(D-aspartate) O-methyltransferase, with protein MQRRPGFPAKLPVPGNAAAGKPVVAPPSVALRKPAVAPAPAGVGLDSSAVRARMVQKLAAGGITLPPVLQAMGAVERHRFVDSALVNQAYEDTSLPIGLGQTISKPSVVARMCELLLGAESARHGGLGRVLEIGTGCGYQAAVLSLLAREVYTLERLRGLHDKARDNLRPFRLANVHLLFGDGMLGYAKGAPYAAIIAAAGGDAVPMAWCDQLAVGGRLVAPMALSGGQQMLLVIDRTPHGLKQNVLEPVHFVPLKSGIE; from the coding sequence ATGCAGCGCCGCCCGGGGTTCCCGGCCAAGCTGCCGGTGCCGGGCAACGCCGCTGCGGGCAAGCCGGTGGTGGCGCCCCCGTCCGTGGCCCTGCGCAAACCGGCCGTCGCCCCGGCGCCCGCCGGGGTAGGGCTGGACTCGTCGGCTGTCCGTGCCCGCATGGTGCAAAAACTGGCGGCGGGCGGCATCACGTTGCCCCCCGTGCTGCAGGCCATGGGCGCTGTAGAGCGTCACCGGTTTGTGGACAGTGCACTGGTCAACCAGGCCTATGAGGACACCAGCCTGCCGATAGGCTTGGGCCAGACCATCTCCAAGCCCAGCGTGGTGGCGCGCATGTGCGAGCTGCTGCTGGGGGCCGAGAGTGCACGCCATGGCGGGCTGGGCCGTGTGCTGGAGATTGGCACGGGCTGCGGCTACCAGGCGGCCGTGCTGAGCCTGCTGGCCCGCGAGGTGTACACGCTGGAGCGCCTGCGCGGCCTGCACGACAAGGCGCGCGACAACCTGCGGCCGTTCCGCCTGGCCAACGTGCACCTGCTGTTTGGCGACGGCATGCTTGGCTATGCCAAAGGTGCTCCGTACGCGGCCATCATCGCGGCGGCCGGCGGCGATGCCGTGCCCATGGCGTGGTGCGACCAGCTGGCCGTGGGGGGCCGTCTGGTAGCGCCCATGGCGCTGTCGGGTGGGCAGCAGATGTTGCTGGTGATCGACAGAACCCCGCACGGATTGAAACAAAACGTGCTCGAGCCCGTGCATTTTGTCCCCCTAAAATCGGGGATTGAGTAA
- a CDS encoding peptidoglycan DD-metalloendopeptidase family protein, producing the protein MFVSRGLVVGFTVAMAGLVLSGCGTRMNKAPVEDRGTSSSTSAPAPATQPGVVVTPIKPLPGAENAGKPGYYTVKPGDTLIRIGLESGQSWKDIARWNNLENANLIEVGQVLRVLPPSAAPAAVAASENGVVTRPVTSSSVAPASTPAAAPASAASGAKPAAPAASGTVVAVAPATPAPAAAPAGEDELAFIWPASGSLIAGFDEARNKGFDIAGKAGDPVLAAADGRVVYAGAGLRGYGNLIILKHNNTFLTAYAHNQTLLVKEDQAVRKGQKIAEMGNTDADRVKLHFEIRRQGKPVDPTRYLPSR; encoded by the coding sequence ATGTTCGTATCGCGTGGTCTTGTGGTGGGTTTTACCGTGGCAATGGCGGGTCTGGTGCTCTCCGGCTGTGGCACCCGCATGAACAAGGCTCCTGTGGAAGATCGGGGCACCTCTTCGTCAACTTCCGCGCCCGCCCCCGCAACCCAACCCGGCGTGGTGGTCACCCCCATCAAGCCGCTGCCAGGCGCAGAAAACGCTGGCAAGCCTGGCTACTACACGGTCAAGCCTGGGGATACCCTGATTCGCATTGGCCTGGAGTCCGGGCAAAGCTGGAAAGACATCGCCCGCTGGAACAATCTGGAGAATGCCAACCTGATCGAAGTCGGTCAGGTGCTGCGTGTACTGCCACCTTCTGCAGCCCCGGCGGCTGTGGCGGCTTCTGAAAATGGCGTGGTGACACGCCCGGTCACGTCTTCTTCCGTCGCTCCTGCCAGCACGCCGGCTGCGGCGCCTGCATCAGCTGCCAGCGGCGCCAAGCCCGCAGCCCCCGCTGCATCGGGCACGGTGGTGGCGGTCGCACCCGCTACACCAGCACCTGCAGCAGCGCCTGCGGGTGAGGACGAGCTGGCATTCATCTGGCCTGCGTCGGGTTCGCTGATTGCCGGCTTTGACGAAGCGCGCAACAAGGGCTTTGACATTGCCGGCAAGGCGGGTGACCCGGTGCTGGCGGCGGCGGATGGCCGTGTGGTGTATGCAGGTGCAGGCCTGCGCGGCTACGGCAATCTGATCATCCTGAAGCACAACAACACCTTCCTGACCGCCTACGCGCACAACCAAACACTGCTGGTCAAGGAAGACCAGGCGGTGCGCAAGGGGCAAAAAATCGCTGAGATGGGCAACACCGACGCCGACCGCGTCAAGCTGCACTTTGAAATCCGTCGGCAGGGCAAGCCGGTCGATCCCACGCGCTATCTGCCCTCCCGTTGA
- a CDS encoding RluA family pseudouridine synthase, producing the protein MADQSPGGRPDAPETTGQEGDSLLLADESEALTDADSELRALQMGPGQHAERLDRALVELVPEFSRSYLQQLLAQGLVSLNGRPALKAAARVKAGDQVLLEMRPTLQSQAFRPEPMAIDVVYEDEHLLVVNKPAGLVVHPAPGNWSGTLLNGLLARDEKALRVPRAGIVHRLDKDTSGLMVVARDRACMDALVALIAERKVKRQYVAMAHGAWTGAPTRSVDAPIGRDPRNRLRMAVVDLAVHPGKTARTDFLCLEGGERGCWVQCTLHTGRTHQIRVHMASLRHPLVGDALYGGAPVGALQRQALHAYRLAFAHPVTGEPLEFRAPVPDDMRQALSEWGLGYNAP; encoded by the coding sequence ATGGCGGATCAGTCGCCGGGCGGTCGTCCGGACGCTCCCGAGACGACTGGGCAGGAGGGCGACTCCCTCCTGCTGGCCGATGAGTCGGAAGCCCTGACCGACGCGGACAGTGAGCTGCGTGCCTTGCAGATGGGCCCCGGCCAGCACGCTGAGCGGCTGGACCGCGCGCTGGTGGAACTGGTTCCCGAGTTCTCCCGCAGCTATCTGCAGCAACTGCTGGCCCAGGGGCTGGTCAGCCTGAATGGCAGGCCTGCTCTCAAAGCCGCCGCACGGGTCAAGGCCGGCGACCAGGTGCTGCTGGAAATGCGGCCCACGCTCCAGAGCCAGGCCTTCCGGCCCGAGCCCATGGCGATTGATGTGGTGTACGAAGACGAGCACCTGCTGGTGGTGAACAAGCCCGCAGGTTTGGTCGTGCATCCTGCGCCCGGCAACTGGAGCGGTACCCTGCTCAACGGGCTGCTGGCCCGTGACGAAAAAGCCTTGCGGGTCCCTCGTGCGGGCATCGTGCACCGTCTGGACAAGGACACCAGTGGCCTCATGGTGGTGGCCCGGGACCGCGCGTGCATGGACGCCCTGGTGGCGTTGATTGCCGAGCGCAAGGTCAAACGCCAGTACGTGGCCATGGCACATGGAGCCTGGACGGGAGCCCCAACCCGCTCGGTAGACGCACCCATCGGGCGAGACCCTCGCAATCGTCTGCGCATGGCGGTGGTGGACTTGGCGGTGCACCCGGGCAAAACCGCTCGGACGGATTTCCTGTGTCTTGAAGGCGGTGAGCGAGGGTGCTGGGTGCAATGCACCTTGCACACCGGACGCACGCACCAGATCCGTGTGCACATGGCGTCTTTGCGTCATCCCTTGGTGGGCGATGCCTTGTATGGCGGTGCGCCCGTCGGAGCCTTGCAACGCCAGGCCTTGCACGCCTACCGTTTGGCTTTCGCGCATCCGGTGACGGGGGAGCCTCTGGAGTTCCGTGCCCCCGTACCCGACGATATGCGCCAGGCGCTGTCAGAATGGGGTCTCGGCTACAATGCGCCGTGA
- the scpB gene encoding SMC-Scp complex subunit ScpB — MNTVDAKRVLETALICAQQPVPVRELRVLFNDALGSDTLKVLLQELQLDWAQRGVELVQVATGWRFQSRPEMREYLDRLHPEKPPRYTRATMETLAIIAYRQPVTRGDIEDIRGVTVNSLIIKQLEDRGWVEVIGHRETVGRPALFATTRQFLDDMGLQSLDQLPVLDDPTGNANVLEAMAAAAQGVIEGEPDLLEVMPHEVCGQEPVESGTDTGGKWPVDDFFQNVETDLRDDHVDTPGGIQGNT, encoded by the coding sequence ATGAACACGGTGGATGCCAAAAGGGTCCTCGAAACTGCGTTGATCTGCGCGCAGCAGCCCGTGCCTGTGCGCGAGTTGCGGGTGCTGTTCAATGACGCGCTGGGGTCCGACACCCTCAAGGTGCTGTTGCAGGAACTGCAGCTTGATTGGGCGCAGCGTGGGGTGGAGCTGGTACAGGTGGCGACGGGATGGCGCTTCCAGAGCCGTCCTGAAATGCGTGAATACCTGGACCGTCTGCATCCCGAAAAACCGCCCCGCTACACCCGGGCCACCATGGAAACCCTGGCCATCATTGCCTACCGGCAACCGGTCACGCGCGGGGATATCGAGGACATTCGGGGTGTGACGGTCAACAGCCTGATCATCAAACAATTGGAAGATCGGGGTTGGGTGGAGGTCATTGGCCACCGCGAAACGGTGGGGCGCCCGGCGTTGTTCGCCACGACCCGCCAGTTTCTAGACGATATGGGCCTGCAGTCTCTGGACCAACTTCCGGTGCTCGATGACCCGACAGGCAATGCGAATGTGCTGGAAGCCATGGCAGCCGCCGCCCAGGGAGTCATTGAGGGTGAGCCTGATCTGCTGGAGGTTATGCCGCACGAAGTCTGTGGGCAAGAGCCGGTGGAGTCTGGGACTGATACGGGTGGTAAATGGCCTGTGGATGATTTTTTTCAGAATGTGGAGACTGATCTCCGCGACGACCATGTTGATACCCCGGGTGGTATCCAGGGAAATACTTGA